In a single window of the Salvelinus sp. IW2-2015 unplaced genomic scaffold, ASM291031v2 Un_scaffold6571, whole genome shotgun sequence genome:
- the LOC112078951 gene encoding protein unc-50 homolog: MGFVETLKLLLWVVFIDCIGVGLLISTLMWFITNKYLLKPPSKDYDVEWGYAFDVHLNAFYPLLVILHFLQLFFINHIVVINSDWFLGYFVGNSLWLTAISYYLYITFLGYNGEAPYNSFIKSFFITKPR, from the exons ATGGGCTTTGTGGAGACTCTGAAGCTGCTGCTGTGGGTGGTGTTCATAGACTGCATCGGCGTGGGTCTSCTCATCTCCACACTCATGTG GTTCATCACCAATAAGTACCTGCTGAAGCCGCCCAGTAAGGACTATGATGTAGAGTGGGGCTACGCATTCGATGTGCATCTCAATGCCTTCTACCCCCTGCTTGTCATCCTGCACTTCCTACAGCTCTTCTTTATAAACC ATATCGTAGTGATAAACTCAGACTGGTTCCTGGGGTACTTTGTAGGGAACAGTCTGTGGCTGACAGCCATCAGCTACTATCTATACATCACATTCCTGGGATACAACGGTGAGGCCCCCTATAACAGTTTTATCAAATctttttttataactaaaccaagatag